The Malus domestica chromosome 10, GDT2T_hap1 genome contains a region encoding:
- the WRKY3 gene encoding probable WRKY transcription factor 14 — protein sequence MCSLFVPITRMENYQGDLTDILRAGTTTANVGAYPSDHQEPHADTWHFPSDHPMIFPSSSSAMEEEEAKDNFGDPFSSYMRDPLLNELDISSSSLFSSPSCTARVEEGVTTTTFGGGGGGGGGHHVLSLGHHNHQSGVVVVDGDPIKRPCNIFSQMLQISPSAKVPMSPCDSPVIGGAVSSSPRGIKTSPDSAAMIASDMIINANSSSAAKGCLLANTGMQISSPRNPGIKRRKSQAKKVVCIPAPAAANSRPTGEVVPSDLWAWRKYGQKPIKGSPFPRGYYRCSSSKGCPARKQVERSRTDPNMLVITYTSEHNHPWPTQRNALAGSTRSQPSKNGAAAALKVSPSSSHQAHQKPTSPTKEEQNENMNDDNHVSPTVITAGSNSTVKEEFEGIEKQLEIDHHQQHLGFAYRPSMPNEQSNQSHHPEDFFADLGEIEADPLNLLFSQCFSADEQQQKGGKDAAPSDPFNLFDNWSGDHNTNNTSFGEAKRQL from the exons ATGTGCAGCTTGTTCGTGCCAATTACTAGGATGGAGAATTATCAAGGTGATTTAACCGACATACTAAGAGCTGGTACAACTACTGCTAACGTTGGAGCTTATCCGTCTGATCATCAAGAACCTCACGCCGACACGTGGCACTTCCCATCTGATCATCCCATGATATTTCCATCATCTTCATCagccatggaagaagaagaagctaagGACAACTTTGGCGATCCATTTTCGTCGTACATGCGCGATCCGCTTCTTAACGAGCTAGACATATCAAGCTCCAGCCTTTTCAGCAGCCCCAGTTGTACAGCTCGTGTGGAGGAAGGTGTCACAACTACTACTTttggtggcggtggcggtggcggtggcggtcATCATGTACTTAGTCTTGGGCATCACAACCATCAAAGTGGTGTTGTTGTGGTTGATGGTGATCCAATAAAGAGGCCTTGCAACATATTCTCACAGATGCTACAGATCTCTCCAAGTGCAAAGGTACCCATGTCGCCGTGTGATTCGCCGGTGATCGGTGGAGCAGTGTCGTCGTCTCCTAGGGGGATAAAAACCTCACCAGATTCTGCTGCCATGATTGCAAGCGACATGATTATTAATGCGAACAGCTCATCAGCAGCAAAAGGTTGCTTGCTCGCGAACACCGGGATGCAGATCTCATCTCCACGGAATCCGGGGATCAAGCGAAG GAAGAGCCAGGCAAAGAAGGTGGTGTGCATTCCAGCGCCAGCGGCTGCAAACAGCAGGCCTACTGGAGAAGTAGTTCCGTCTGATCTGTGGGCATGGAGAAAGTACGGTCAGAAACCCATCAAAGGGTCACCTTTTCCAAG GGGCTACTACAGATGTAGCAGCTCAAAGGGTTGCCCAGCAAGAAAACAAGTAGAGCGTAGCCGGACGGATCCAAACATGTTGGTAATCACCTACACTTCTGAACACAATCATCCATGGCCTACTCAGAGAAATGCCCTAGCTGGCTCAACCAGATCCCAGCCATCCAAAAACGGCGCCGCCGCCGCCTTGAAAGTCTCTCCCAGTAGCTCTCATCAGGCTCATCAAAAGCCAACTAGCCCAACAAAGGAAGAACAAAATGAGAATATGAATGATGATAACCATGTGTCTCCAACAGTTATCACCGCTGGAAGTAATTCAACAGTGAAGGAAGAATTTGAGGGCATTGAGAAGCAATTAGAGATTGATCATCATCAGCAGCACTTAGGGTTTGCTTATAGACCATCAATGCCTAACGAGCAGTCCAACCAGTCTCACCATCCTGAGGACTTCTTTGCTGATTTAGGAGAAATTGAGGCTGACCCACTAAACCTCTTGTTTTCACAATGTTTCTCAGCGGATGAGCAGCAGCAAAAGGGAGGCAAGGATGCAGCGCCCTCAGATCCATTCAATCTCTTTGATAATTGGTCAGGAGATCACAACACCAACAATACTTCATTTGGTGAAGCTAAGAGGCAGTTATAA
- the LOC103446086 gene encoding uncharacterized oxidoreductase C663.09c, producing MYKLRPLLFLNQQCSSMAAMKPVRLMRVMSQRASLSSSAGKWEGGVSMVQGASRGIGLEFVKQLLEKEKGHVVASCRNPEGATGLHHLKSKFGERLSVLQLDVTNESTIEQSAKSIGKRYGSLNLLINASGILSIPQVLQPETTLRKVEKSSLMLAYEVNAVGPVLVIKHMWPLLKDGGGSGTDRDVAVVANLSARVGSIGDNRLGGWHSYRASKTALNQLTRNISVEFARRKDPITCILLHPGTVDTDLSKPFQRNVPENKLFTTEFSVQKLLSIILNAKSHDNGKFFAWDGQEIPW from the exons ATGTACAAATTGAGACCCCTGTTGTTTCTGAACCAGCAGTGCTCGTCCATGGCGGCGATGAAACCTGTGAGACTGATGCGGGTAATGAGCCAAAGGGcttcactttcttcttctgctGGGAAATGGGAAGGTGGGGTTTCCATGGTGCAGGGTGCTTCCAGAGGAATTGGCCTGGAATTC GTTAAACAATTGTTGGAGAAGGAGAAAGGTCATGTTGTTGCTAGTTGCCGTAATCCTGAGGGGGCAACTGGTCTTCATCATCTGAAAAGTAAATTTGGCGAACGCCTTAGTGTTCTACAATTGGATGTGACCAATGAAAGCACCATAGAG CAATCTGCAAAGTCTATCGGCAAAAGATATGGTTCTTTAAACCTTCTAATCAATGCATCTGGGATTCTTTCAATACCTCAAGTATTACAACCAG AAACGACGTTGAGGAAAGTAGAGAAGTCATCGTTGATGCTTGCTTACGAGGTTAATGCTGTAGGTCCTGTTTTAGTGATCAAG CATATGTGGCCTCTCTTGAAGGATGGAGGCGGCTCTGGAACTGACAGGGATGTTGCAGTTGTGGCCAACTTGAGCGCCAGGGTGGGATCTATAGGGGATAATCGCCTTGGGGGTTGGCATTCTTATCGAGCTTCAAAAACTGCACTTAATCAAC TGACGAGAAATATATCGGTGGAATTTGCACGGAGGAAGGATCCGATTACATGCATTTTATTGCACCCAGGTACGGTGGACACAGATCTCTCCAAGCCATTTCAGAGAAATGTTCCTGAAAACAAACTTTTCACAACAGAATTCTCAGTACAGAAGCTCTTAAGCATCATTCTCAATGCAAAAAGCCACGATAACGGCAAGTTTTTCGCCTGGGATGGCCAGGAAATTCCGTGGTGA
- the LOC103412342 gene encoding pentatricopeptide repeat-containing protein At4g20770 — translation MEGRATYLSNLLQNCIDKKSLLSGKLIHAFLLRRNGLFSNTFLSNRLVELYSKCGNIEYAHRVFDKMPHPDVYSWNAILAGCSKFGSLGDAQELFLRMPERNTVSWNTLISALVRHGQEETALGVYDTMILEEFMPTRFTLASVFSACGALLDVEHGRRCHGLVIKIGLEENIYVANALLSMYAKCGLIRDAVQVFSDMDEPNEVTFTAMMGGLAQTDRVMEAVEMFRMMCRKGVRIDSISLSSILGVCAKGGGGEFGVGDQNDGIPCNVSGQQIHGLTIKLGFEGDLHVNNSLLDLYAKNADMNSAEKVFASLPEVSNVSWNVMIAGYGQIHQSQKAIEYLQRMRSCCFEPDEVTYIHLLAACVKSGDIKSGRKMFDNISCPNVSSWNAILSGYFQTGDHEEAIKLFREMQFQNVQPDRTTLAIALSSCAAMGLLEAGKEVHAASQKAAFHTDIYVASGLIGMYSKCGKTEMAKHIFHSMLELDIVCWNSMLAGLSLNSQDKEAFTFFKHMREDEILPTQFTYATVLSCCAKLSSSFQGKQVHAQMTKDGYMNDVFVGSALIDMYCKCGDVDEARNFFDTMPSKNTVTWNEMIHGYAQNGRGDEAVLLYRDMIELGEKPDGITFVAVLTACSHAGLVDEGIDIFNSMEQEHRVVPVLDHYTCIIDALGRAGRFHEAEVLIDEMPYKDDPVIWEVLLSSCRVYANVRLAKRAADELFRLTPHNSAPYVLLGNIYSSLGRWDEAREVRDKMSDTQVVKDPGYSWIEYNKGDRTGYGG, via the coding sequence ATGGAAGGCAGAGCAACATATTTATCAAATCTCCTGCAGAATTGCATAGACAAGAAATCCCTTTTGTCTGGCAAGCTTATTCACGCTTTTCTACTACGCCGCAACGGCCTCTTTTCGAATACTTTCCTCTCCAACCGCCTCGTCGAGTTGTACTCGAAGTGCGGCAATATCGAGTACGCACACAGAGTGTTTGATAAAATGCCGCACCCAGACGTCTACTCTTGGAATGCCATATTGGCTGGTTGCTCTAAATTTGGGAGTTTAGGGGATGCTCAGGAGTTGTTTTTGAGAATGCCGGAGCGAAACACTGTTTCGTGGAATACTCTGATTAGTGCCTTGGTTCGACATGGGCAAGAAGAAACGGCATTGGGGGTTTACGATACAATGATTTTGGAGGAATTCATGCCTACCCGGTTCACGTTGGCGAGTGTGTTTAGTGCGTGCGGAGCGTTGTTGGATGTGGAGCATGGTAGGAGATGTCATGGTCTTGTTATCAAAATTGGTCTTGAGGAGAATATCTATGTTGCCAATGCTTTACTCTCCATGTATGCAAAATGTGGACTTATTAGGGACGCGGTTCAGGTTTTTTCTGACATGGATGAGCCTAATGAGGTTACTTTTACAGCTATGATGGGAGGGTTAGCGCAGACGGACAGAGTCATGGAGGCTGTCGAAATGTTTAGAATGATGTGCAGGAAAGGGGTTCGTATTGATTCCATCTCATTGTCGAGCATCTTGGGTGTTTGTGCCAAAGGAGGAGGTGGCGAGTTTGGTGTTGGTGATCAGAATGATGGGATTCCATGTAATGTGAGCGGACAACAAATACATGGGCTTACAATTAAACTTGGATTTGAGGGAGACCTTCATGTGAACAATTCATTGCTCGATCTGTACGCAAAGAATGCGGATATGAATAGTGCCGAGAAGGTTTTTGCTAGTTTACCTGAAGTTAGTAATGTTTCTTGGAATGTCATGATAGCCGGGTATGGCCAGATACACCAGAGTCAGAAAGCTATAGAATATCTGCAAAGGATGCGATCTTGCTGTTTTGAACCAGATGAGGTTACTTATATACACTTGCTTGCAGCATGTGTCAAGTCTGGTGATATAAAAAGTGGACGCAAAATGTTTGATAACATTTCATGTCCAAATGTGAGTTCATGGAATGCCATTCTCTCTGGATATTTCCAGACTGGTGATCATGAGGAGGCGATAAAGCTGTTCAGGGAAATGCAGTTCCAAAATGTACAACCTGATCGAACAACTTTGGCAATTGCCCTCAGCTCCTGTGCCGCAATGGGGCTTCTGGAGGCTGGAAAAGAGGTTCATGCTGCCTCCCAAAAGGCAGCCTTTCATACAGATATATATGTTGCAAGTGGACTTATTGGCATGTATTCAAAGTGTGGTAAGACAGAAATGGCAAAGCATATATTTCATAGTATGCTTGAATTAGATATTGTTTGTTGGAACTCTATGTTGGCAGGCCTTTCACTCAATTCTCAAGATAAGGAAGCTTTCACTTTCTTTAAGCATATGCGGGAAGATGAGATCCTTCCTACCCAATTCACTTATGCTACTGTACTGAGTTGTTGTGCAAAGCTCTCTTCTTCGTTTCAAGGGAAACAGGTTCATGCTCAGATGACAAAGGATGGATATATGAATGATGTCTTTGTAGGAAGTGCTCTCATTGATATGTATTGCAAATGTGGTGATGTGGATGAGGCCCGAAACTTTTTTGATACGATGCCTAGCAAAAATACTGTTACTTGGAATGAAATGATACATGGGTATGCACAAAATGGACGTGGAGATGAGGCCGTTCTGCTTTACAGGGACATGATTGAATTGGGTGAAAAACCTGATGGTATAACTTTTGTTGCTGTTTTGACTGCTTGTAGCCATGCCGGATTGGTCGATGAAGGCATTGACATATTCAATTCAATGGAACAAGAACATAGAGTGGTGCCTGTTTTGGATCATTATACGTGCATTATTGATGCTCTAGGCCGTGCTGGTCGTTTCCATGAAGCAGAAGTCCTAATAGATGAGATGCCATATAAAGATGATCCAGTTATATGGGAGGTTTTGCTTAGCTCTTGCAGGGTTTATGCTAATGTGCGCTTAGCTAAAAGGGCAGCAGATGAACTCTTCCGCTTGACCCCACATAATTCAGCCCCTTATGTGCTTCTCGGCAATATTTATTCTTCTTTAGGAAGATGGGACGAGGCAAGGGAAGTGAGAGATAAAATGAGTGATACACAGGTTGTTAAGGACCCAGGTTATAGCTGGATTGAATACAACAAGGGAGACCGAACTGGTTATGGCGGGTGA
- the LOC103446084 gene encoding alpha N-terminal protein methyltransferase 1-like isoform X1 — MIVPRHRSLRIATQEQVIQLAFFHRHRPDHRFSNFFMQHHSILCSQLLSKDFIFAAVRRCFAKEPFKAPNSRRNGTETRVSMEKGGLDSAGREFKNAEEMWREQVGDDHSKKTEWYRQGVGYWEGVEASTNGVLGGYAQVNEPDIMGSEAFLKQLLSERFPDAANGQRHLVVLDCGSGIGRVSKNLLIRYFNEVDLLEPVSHFLETARESLAPENHMISDTHKATNFFCVPLQEFTPEAGRYDIIWVQWCIGHLTDDDFVSFFKRAKVGLKPGGLFILKENIARSGFVLDTEDRSVTRSDLYFKELFRQCGLHLYISKDQKGLPVELFAVKMYALTTELPKKVHRTRSKVQANRPGVIK, encoded by the exons ATGATCGTGCCACGTCACAGAAGCTTAAGAATTGCCACGCAGGAACAAGTTATCCAGCTGGCATTTTTTCATCGTCATCGTCCAGATCATAggttttcaaactttttcatGCAGCATCACTCCATTTTATGCTCCCAGCTACTTTCAAAAGACTTCATCTTTGCCGCCGTGCGACGTTGTTTTGCCAAGGAACCGTTTAAAGCACCCAACAGCCGCCGAAACGGAACGGAAACTCGAGTATCAATGGAGAAAGGTGGGTTAGACTCCGCCGGCCGAGAATTCAAGAACGCAGAGGAGATGTGGAGGGAGCAGGTCGGGGACGACCACAGCAAGAAGACCGAGTGGTACCGCCAAGGCGTTGGCTACTGGGAA GGTGTGGAGGCGTCGACCAATGGAGTGTTGGGAGGATATGCGCAGGTGAATGAGCCTGACATAATGGGCAGTGAAGCTTTTCTTAAGCAGCTTCTCTCTGAGCGTTTTCCCGACGCTGCAAATGGCCAACGTCACCTTGTTGTTCTTG ATTGTGGTTCTGGCATTGGCAGAGTCTCCAAAAATCTTCTCATAAGATACTTCAATGAG GTTGATCTTCTTGAGCCCGTATCTCATTTCTTGGAAACTGCTCGTGAAAGTTTGGCTCCTGAAAATCATATGATCTCTGATACGCACAAAGCTACTAACTTTTTCTGTGTGCCTCTTCAG GAATTCACACCAGAAGCAGGGAGGTACGACATTATATGGGTTCAATGGTGTATTGGTCATCTGACAGATGATGACTTTGTCTCATTCTTTAAACGGGCAAAG GTTGGATTAAAACCTGGTGGTCTTTTTATTCTGAAGGAAAATATTGCAAGATCCG GATTCGTGTTAGACACAGAAGATCGGAGTGTCACTAGGTCTGATTTGTACTTTAAGGAGCTCTTTCGTCAGTGTGGACTTCATCTTTACATATCAAAG GATCAAAAGGGGTTGCCTGTAGAATTATTCGCCGTGAAAATGTATGCATTAACTACCGAGTTGCCAAAGAAGGTCCATCGGACGAGATCTAAAGTGCAAGCCAACAGACCTGGAGTCATCAAGTGA
- the LOC103446084 gene encoding alpha N-terminal protein methyltransferase 1-like isoform X2 — protein MIVPRHRSLRIATQEQVIQLAFFHRHRPDHRFSNFFMQHHSILCSQLLSKDFIFAAVRRCFAKEPFKAPNSRRNGTETRVSMEKGGLDSAGREFKNAEEMWREQVGDDHSKKTEWYRQGVGYWEGVEASTNGVLGGYAQVNEPDIMGSEAFLKQLLSERFPDAANGQRHLVVLDCGSGIGRVSKNLLIRYFNEVDLLEPVSHFLETARESLAPENHMISDTHKATNFFCVPLQEFTPEAGRYDIIWVQWCIGHLTDDDFVSFFKRAKDQKGLPVELFAVKMYALTTELPKKVHRTRSKVQANRPGVIK, from the exons ATGATCGTGCCACGTCACAGAAGCTTAAGAATTGCCACGCAGGAACAAGTTATCCAGCTGGCATTTTTTCATCGTCATCGTCCAGATCATAggttttcaaactttttcatGCAGCATCACTCCATTTTATGCTCCCAGCTACTTTCAAAAGACTTCATCTTTGCCGCCGTGCGACGTTGTTTTGCCAAGGAACCGTTTAAAGCACCCAACAGCCGCCGAAACGGAACGGAAACTCGAGTATCAATGGAGAAAGGTGGGTTAGACTCCGCCGGCCGAGAATTCAAGAACGCAGAGGAGATGTGGAGGGAGCAGGTCGGGGACGACCACAGCAAGAAGACCGAGTGGTACCGCCAAGGCGTTGGCTACTGGGAA GGTGTGGAGGCGTCGACCAATGGAGTGTTGGGAGGATATGCGCAGGTGAATGAGCCTGACATAATGGGCAGTGAAGCTTTTCTTAAGCAGCTTCTCTCTGAGCGTTTTCCCGACGCTGCAAATGGCCAACGTCACCTTGTTGTTCTTG ATTGTGGTTCTGGCATTGGCAGAGTCTCCAAAAATCTTCTCATAAGATACTTCAATGAG GTTGATCTTCTTGAGCCCGTATCTCATTTCTTGGAAACTGCTCGTGAAAGTTTGGCTCCTGAAAATCATATGATCTCTGATACGCACAAAGCTACTAACTTTTTCTGTGTGCCTCTTCAG GAATTCACACCAGAAGCAGGGAGGTACGACATTATATGGGTTCAATGGTGTATTGGTCATCTGACAGATGATGACTTTGTCTCATTCTTTAAACGGGCAAAG GATCAAAAGGGGTTGCCTGTAGAATTATTCGCCGTGAAAATGTATGCATTAACTACCGAGTTGCCAAAGAAGGTCCATCGGACGAGATCTAAAGTGCAAGCCAACAGACCTGGAGTCATCAAGTGA
- the LOC103429644 gene encoding probable LRR receptor-like serine/threonine-protein kinase At2g23950 — translation MASISAISVLLFLTFSASLSAALSASVIEDLRNLKPPHDFNSTITKNCHHNPSLRYCSSLPMDLDEIFKSTIVASHLCNESKNPNCIESFPKIDLQNRPMITPLYLSFNFFWKYCPLSILTIDLSNSSLDSNFPIDVLQCTQIQALDMSHNDLYGDVPIESFSPLTNLTSLNLSYNHFSESKISDALFFKRFNSSSFLHSGLLPDKKKFRIKAVILLVGFPIFVILMVCCLGWLCFRRPDFLPRMLRRKHRFTSAMLKAATNGFSKRNLKGKSEAVDIYKGTLRDGTDVRIEIYRGENHPNLIEECKVLVQLCHKNLVSILGWCNNRRLRAIVTEWMEGESLEMWLLEANSTPWNHRLKILMGVVEGICYLQEEWPEVGYDLRTSSILLSNNLEPRISRFKVGDQSSRSKSIHEFGVLLLEMLVNRRPQEDFETGEAGFLEYIRMHYPENLQKVMDKKLATQDTFDQAKQAIGLGLMCTDIPSNQQLGLGQVFDIISRAYQSCRVLASHNRERLHAERGKGHKRILSR, via the exons ATGGCCTCCATTTCTGCAATCTCCGTCCTCCTCTTCCTCACATTTTCTGCCTCACTTTCGGCAGCTCTATCTGCTTCCGTCATAGAAGACCTCAGGAACTTAAAACCACCGCATGATTTTAACTCCACGATCACCAAAAACTGCCATCACAACCCATCACTCAGATACTGCAGTTCCTTACCTATGGACCTTGATGAGATTTTCAAATCCACCATTGTTGCAAGCCATCTCTGCAACGAGTCCAAGAATCCAAACTGCATCGAATCATTCCCTAAAATAGACCTTCAAAACCGCCCAATGATCACGCCGCTCTACTTGTCATTCAACTTCTTTTGGAAGTATTGCCCTTTGAGCATCTTAACTATTGACTTATCCAACAGTTCCTTAGACAGCAATTTTCCCATTGATGTTCTTCAATGCACCCAAATCCAAGCTCTTGATATGAGCCATAATGACCTTTACGGCGATGTCCCAATAGAGAGCTTCTCTCCGCTTACCAACCTCACTTCTCTTAATTTATCATACAATCACTTCTCTGAGAGTAAAATCTCTGATGCCCTCTTCTTTAAGCGGTTCAATTCTTCGAGTTTTCTCCATTCGGGTCTACTCCCCGATAAGAAAAAGTTCAGGATCAAGGCTGTAATCTTGTTGGTTGGTTTTCCGATCTTTGTGATCCTGATGGTGTGTTGCTTGGGGTGGCTTTGTTTCCGGAGGCCTGATTTCCTCCCAAGAATGCTTCGAAGAAAGCACCGGTTTACATCAGCAATGCTTAAGGCAGCAACAAATGGATTTTCGAAAAGAAATTTGAAGGGGAAGAGTGAAGCAGTTGATATCTACAAAGGAACTCTGAGAGATGGTACTGATGTCAGGATTGAGATTTACCGAGGAGAAAACCACCCGAACTTGATTGAAGAATGCAAGGTTCTTGTTCAGTTATGCCACAAGAACTTGGTTAGTATATTGGGTTGGTGCAATAACAGAAGGTTGAGAGCCATCGTAACTGAATGGATGGAAGGTGAGAGCCTTGAGATGTGGCTGTTGGAGGCAAACAGTACACCATGGAATCACAGGCTGAAGATATTGATGGGGGTTGTGGAAGGCATTTGTTATCTGCAGGAGGAATGGCCTGAAGTTGGATATGACCTCAGGACAAGCAGTATCTTGCTGTCAAACAATCTGGAACCGCGAATTTCGAGGTTTAAGGTCGGGGATCAAAGCAGTAGAAGTAAGTCGATCCATGAA TTCGGAGTGCTTCTACTAGAGATGCTCGTAAACAGGCGACCGCAGGAAGACTTTGAGACGGGGGAGGCTGGTTTTCTCGAGTATATCAGAATGCATTATCCTGAAAATTTGCAGAAGGTGATGGACAAGAAATTGGCGACACAAGATACTTTTGATCAAGCTAAACAGGCAATAGGCCTAGGGCTAATGTGTACAGACATACCCAGCAACCAACAACTAGGGTTGGGTCAAGTGTTTGATATCATTAGTCGAGCCTACCAGTCTTGCAGGGTTTTAGCATCACATAACCGCGAAAGATTACATGCCGAAAGAGGTAAAGGGCACAAGCGCATACTATCGAGATGA